The sequence below is a genomic window from Paucibacter aquatile.
GCTGGCCGGCCCTGGGCTGCGACCCCGAGTACGGCGGTCAAGGCCTGCCTCTGGTGGTCAACCAGAGCTTCTACGAGATGATGAACTCGGCCAACCAGGCCTGGACCATGTACCCGGGCCTGAGCCATGGCGCCTACGAGTGCCTGCATGCCCATGGCACGCCCGAGCAGCAAGCCACCTACCTGCCCAAGCTGACCAGCGGCGAGTGGACCGGCACCATGTGCCTGACCGAACCGCATTGCGGCACCGATCTGGGCATGCTGCGCACCAAGGCCGTGCCGCAAGCCGATGGCACCTACAAGATCACCGGCGCCAAGATCTTCATCTCGGCCGGTGAACACAATATGGTGGAGAACATCATCCACCTGGTGCTGGCCCGCCTGCCGGACGCACCCGAAGGTTCCAAGGGCATCTCGCTCTTCGTGGTGCCCAAGTTCCTGGTCAATGCCGATGGCAGCCTGGGTCCCCGCAACGGCATCTTCTGCGCCGGCCTCGAGCACAAGATGGGCATCCATGCCAACTCGACCTGCCAGATGGTGCTGGAAGACGCGGTCGGCACCCTGGTCGGGCAGCCGAACAAGGGCCTGGCCGCCATGTTCGTGATGATGAACGCCGCCCGCCTGGGCGTGGGCAACCAGTCTCTGGGCCTGACCGAAGTGGCCTACCAGAACGCCGCCGCCTACGCCAAGGACCGCATCCAGATGCGCGCTCTCTCCGGCCCCAAGGCGCCCGAGAAGGCGGCCGACCCCATCATCGTCCACCCCGATGTGCGCAAGATGCTGCTGACCGCGCGCGCCTACGCCGAAGGTGGCCGTGCCCTCTCGACCTATGTGGCCGTGACCCTGGACAAGGCCCTGGCCAGCGATGACGAAGACGAGCGCAAGGCCGCTGACGATGAAGTCGCGCTGCTGACGCCCATCATCAAGGCCTTCATCACCGACAACGGCTGGATCGCCAC
It includes:
- a CDS encoding acyl-CoA dehydrogenase C-terminal domain-containing protein; the protein is MPQYNPPLRDMQFVMHEVLNIVDELKQCPKHADIDADTINAVLEEGGKFAAEVLAPLNLSGDAEGCALDKTTHEVTPPKGFKEAYAKYVEGGWPALGCDPEYGGQGLPLVVNQSFYEMMNSANQAWTMYPGLSHGAYECLHAHGTPEQQATYLPKLTSGEWTGTMCLTEPHCGTDLGMLRTKAVPQADGTYKITGAKIFISAGEHNMVENIIHLVLARLPDAPEGSKGISLFVVPKFLVNADGSLGPRNGIFCAGLEHKMGIHANSTCQMVLEDAVGTLVGQPNKGLAAMFVMMNAARLGVGNQSLGLTEVAYQNAAAYAKDRIQMRALSGPKAPEKAADPIIVHPDVRKMLLTARAYAEGGRALSTYVAVTLDKALASDDEDERKAADDEVALLTPIIKAFITDNGWIATSHCMQVFGGHGFIHEWGMEQFVRDARINMIYEGTNTIQSLDLLGRKILGDNGAKLKKFGKKIAAFVEEEGTNEAMQEFINPLADLGDKVTKLTTEIGMKAFQNPDEVGAAAVDYLRVVGHLTFAYFWARMAKVALEKQASGDKFYTAKLSTARFYFAKLLPETATLIRTARAGLQPLMEMDEALF